GCAGGACATATTTTCTGGATTATTAATAGGATTCCGTGTCAGTGTAGGCATTGCGTTATCTAGTGCTTTAATATCAACACTGTTTGGAACCTTTCTAGCCGTAGTATGTGCCTATTATGAAGGAATAGTGGAGGCTGTCATCATAAAAATCACAGAGCTTTTTTTAATTTTACCAGAAATAATCATGATTATGATATTTGCTGCCTTTACTAGGCCGGGGGTAAGTAATATTATCTTTGTTATTTCTTTTTTTTCATGGAGTCGTGTAACAAGAATTATCCGTTTCAAGGCAAAAATTGCTATGAGATATGATGCTATACAATATGCTCTGCTACTAAAGGGAGGTATATTTCATATCTTTATTAAGCTGTGGAAGCATATTTATCCTTCAGTGGCTACAATGTTTATAATACAGTGTAGTAAAGCAATAATGTATGAAGCAAATCTAGCATTTTTAGGGATTGGTGATCCAACTATTAAATCATGGGGAAGGATTATA
This window of the Natronincola ferrireducens genome carries:
- a CDS encoding ABC transporter permease — encoded protein: MKLYEKLENKKTITYILGFIIILGIVAPYITPYDSNDFSFQPLQTPSRQHLLGTNYMGQDIFSGLLIGFRVSVGIALSSALISTLFGTFLAVVCAYYEGIVEAVIIKITELFLILPEIIMIMIFAAFTRPGVSNIIFVISFFSWSRVTRIIRFKAKIAMRYDAIQYALLLKGGIFHIFIKLWKHIYPSVATMFIIQCSKAIMYEANLAFLGIGDPTIKSWGRIIRQAIDYEEIFLQHRYVWWLLPPAFCIVTFILLLSMLSFNVEDKYL